In one Pseudoliparis swirei isolate HS2019 ecotype Mariana Trench chromosome 23, NWPU_hadal_v1, whole genome shotgun sequence genomic region, the following are encoded:
- the LOC130188520 gene encoding uncharacterized protein LOC130188520 isoform X2 has protein sequence MRAFVLNLMSSGGFLNGTLTVYTEEMSTTASPTIPSSQLTSDQLTVVVASCSSLVFFVIIVVLLSIIYRKDLQCCKLRSSYQGPHADMDAPPQYYSSRQTLVGSPCLAPTQILDDDNTQAGQLFYVGLPSSYSLPTLEAPLPRLPSYESVRKKDRQRQIHMMIADRFGLNGPIVTEPPPTYEESVRHSVELPYRILSSSLDASPPRSLYTTWRPDMPPPITCCDSISNVLHV, from the exons ATGAGAGCCTTTGTGTTGAACCTGATGAGTTCGGGAGGATTTCTCAATGGGACTTTAACAGTTTACACTGAAGAAATGTCCACAACTGCAAGTCCAACCATCCCCTCCTCACAGCTGACATCGGATCAGCTCACAGTGGTCGTTGCGTCCT GTTCTTCTCTGGTGTTCTTTGTGATTATTGTGGTGCTGCTGTCCATTATTTATCGGAAGGATCTTCAGTGCTGCAAACTCCGCTCCTCCTACCAGGGCCCGCATGCAGATATg GACGCTCCTCCTCAGTACTACAGCAGCAGGCAGACCCTGGTGGGATCTCCCTGTCTGGCGCCGACTCAGATCCTGGACGACGACAACACTCAG GCGGGTCAGCTGTTCTACGTGGGCCTGCCCTCCAGCTACAGCCTGCCCACACTGGAGGCCCCCCTGCCGAGGCTCCCCTCCTACGAGAGCGTCCGAAAGAAGGACCGCCAGAGGCAGATCCACATGATGATCGCGGACCGCTTCGGCCTCAATGGACCCATTGTGACTGAG CCTCCTCCGACATATGAAGAGAGCGTCCGCCACTCTGTGGAGCTGCCGTACAGAATCCTCTCATCCAGTCTGGACGCCTCCCCTCCTCGGAGTctctacaccacctggaggCCCGACATGCCTCCTCCTATCACCTGCTGTGACTCCATCAGCAATGTTCTACATGTGTGA
- the LOC130188520 gene encoding uncharacterized protein LOC130188520 isoform X1, producing MRAFVLNLMSSGGFLNGTLTVYTEEMSTTASPTIPSSQLTSDQLTVVVASCSSLVFFVIIVVLLSIIYRKDLQCCKLRSSYQGPHADMDAPPQYYSSRQTLVGSPCLAPTQILDDDNTQQAGQLFYVGLPSSYSLPTLEAPLPRLPSYESVRKKDRQRQIHMMIADRFGLNGPIVTEPPPTYEESVRHSVELPYRILSSSLDASPPRSLYTTWRPDMPPPITCCDSISNVLHV from the exons ATGAGAGCCTTTGTGTTGAACCTGATGAGTTCGGGAGGATTTCTCAATGGGACTTTAACAGTTTACACTGAAGAAATGTCCACAACTGCAAGTCCAACCATCCCCTCCTCACAGCTGACATCGGATCAGCTCACAGTGGTCGTTGCGTCCT GTTCTTCTCTGGTGTTCTTTGTGATTATTGTGGTGCTGCTGTCCATTATTTATCGGAAGGATCTTCAGTGCTGCAAACTCCGCTCCTCCTACCAGGGCCCGCATGCAGATATg GACGCTCCTCCTCAGTACTACAGCAGCAGGCAGACCCTGGTGGGATCTCCCTGTCTGGCGCCGACTCAGATCCTGGACGACGACAACACTCAG cagGCGGGTCAGCTGTTCTACGTGGGCCTGCCCTCCAGCTACAGCCTGCCCACACTGGAGGCCCCCCTGCCGAGGCTCCCCTCCTACGAGAGCGTCCGAAAGAAGGACCGCCAGAGGCAGATCCACATGATGATCGCGGACCGCTTCGGCCTCAATGGACCCATTGTGACTGAG CCTCCTCCGACATATGAAGAGAGCGTCCGCCACTCTGTGGAGCTGCCGTACAGAATCCTCTCATCCAGTCTGGACGCCTCCCCTCCTCGGAGTctctacaccacctggaggCCCGACATGCCTCCTCCTATCACCTGCTGTGACTCCATCAGCAATGTTCTACATGTGTGA